In the Candidatus Zixiibacteriota bacterium genome, CTCGGCAAGGGCTAAGTTTCGAGCGGAGATGGCAAAGGAGATTAATTCCCTTATTGAAATATAGGAAGTGGCTCCGCAACAGTTCCAATCATCCACCTCCTCCAATTCTATGTCTAAAGCTTGGCAAACAGCTCGAGCCGAGGCATCATAGGGCTTCGCTGTCACCTCTAAAGAACAGCCGGGATAATAAGAGTATCTCATCAAGCCACCCCCTTTTTCTCGATATACTCAATTATCTTGACCAAGTCATTTTTTCCTTTGATACTTTTGTTAGAAGTGGCGATTCTCCCTTTTGTGAAAAGCTTCCATCCTAAAGGAACGAAATCTAAGATTTTAAATGGTTTGGTCTTCAGAAAGAAAAGGGTCAAAAGAACTGTCTCTGCGCTTCTCCCGAATTGGTTAATGGTATCCACAAATATCTTAGCCATCACCGGGGAAGGATTTTTGGGAGGATATATCTTATATTTTATCCCTAATCTTTTCAACTCATACATTATGTCGGTAAGCTTTATTCCAGAGGGGCATCTTACAGTGCAATAATAACAGGAGGCGCACATCCAGATAGTGTTGGACCTTAATACCTGATCTAGCATTCCGGCACGAAAAGCTGAGATTATCTGACGCGGAGTATAATCCATCGAATAACTGGTGGGGCAGGATGCAGAGCAGGTTCCGCACTGAATACAGGCCTTCAGCTTTTCGCCATCAGGAATAGAATAGATGTCCTCCAAGAAGGTCTGGTTAAGTTTTTCTTTGGTATCTATCATAAAGACCTCTGCGATTTAAGATTATTTAGGTCCGCTTTATCCTTGTGAAAATCTTCACAAATTACCTCAAAAAAAAGCTCCCGTATATCATATACTATACAACTAG is a window encoding:
- a CDS encoding 4Fe-4S dicluster domain-containing protein yields the protein MIDTKEKLNQTFLEDIYSIPDGEKLKACIQCGTCSASCPTSYSMDYTPRQIISAFRAGMLDQVLRSNTIWMCASCYYCTVRCPSGIKLTDIMYELKRLGIKYKIYPPKNPSPVMAKIFVDTINQFGRSAETVLLTLFFLKTKPFKILDFVPLGWKLFTKGRIATSNKSIKGKNDLVKIIEYIEKKGVA